From the genome of Agrobacterium tumefaciens:
GCGGATCGCTTGCATGGCCGCTTCAGCAACATGCTCAGGCGGTTCGAAGTCGGGTTCTCCGAGCGACAGATCGATAATATCGCGCCCTTCCGCCGCCAGCTTCTTCGCGGCCATGGCAATCGCCATGCTGGGCGACGATTTAATGCCTGTCGCGCGATTGTTCTCGAAACTCATTGTGGTTTCCTTGAATTCTGACGTGAGTTTGATGCCGGACGAGGCTTTCGTCTCGCCCGACATCACCGGGAGAACTATTTCGAAATGACGTAGTCGAAGGCACTGTCGCGTTCGGCGGCAGCGGCCTCACGCTTGTCGACCGGGCCATAACCACCACCGCCTGGAAGCTGCAGGATCAGCCGCCGGCCCGCCGGCACATGCTGGCGACCCTTGGACGCAAGACGGGTGCCGTCATCGAGAAGCACCGCACCCGCAGCACCATTTTCGCCACCCTCTCGGCCGCGTGGCGGATGATCGATACGATCGAACATCGCGTTGAAATGCATCTCGTGACCATCAGTCGGAGAGATCTCGACCACCTGACCAAGACCACCGCGAAACTGACCGGCACCGCCGGAACCGTCGCGCAACTCCTTGCGCCAGAAGATCACCGGACCGACATGCTCTGTGGCTTCGATAGACATCGAATGAACGCCGCTCGGGAATGCCGTCGCACTCAGGCCGTCGAGGGTCGAGCGGGCACCTGCGCCACCGCTATTGAAGAGCAGGACTTCGGCGCGCTGGCCACCATCTGCCGGCGCCTTTTCACCTTGCAACGGGCGCACGCTGACATGGAGGTTCCAGAGAGCACCCGCCCCTTCCGCCGGAACGCGGCCTGGCAGCATCTTGTGCACGGCCCCAAGCACGGCATCCGGGACGAGATGGCCGAGGACGTGACGAACGGACACCGGTGCGGGGTGCTGCGCGTTCAGAATGCAGTCCTTCGGTGCCGTCGTACGGAACGGCAGCAATGACGCGTGATTGTTTGGAATTTCAGGTGCGAGCGAGCATTTCAGACCATAGCAAGCGTAGGCAGCCGAGTAGATGATCGGGCAATTGATGCCCTTAGGGCTCGGTGGCGACGTCCCCTCGAAATCGGCGAGGATGTGATCTTCGGCAACATC
Proteins encoded in this window:
- a CDS encoding hydantoinase B/oxoprolinase family protein gives rise to the protein MTTNALSEVHMQIMWNRLISVVEEQAVTLIRTAFSTSVRESGDLSAGVFNRGGKMIAQAVTGTPGHVNAMAEAVGHFIRDIGPENIFEGDVYITNDPWKGTGHLHDFTVVSPSFRNGALVGYFACTAHVVDVGGRGFGPDANEVYEEGIFVPIMKFAERGKVNKDLVNILRNNVRESHQVVGDVYSLAACNEIGHRRLMDMMDEFDLADLETLGEFIFKRSYDATIERIAALPKGSYSNVMRVDGYGSPIDIAVRLDVAEDHILADFEGTSPPSPKGINCPIIYSAAYACYGLKCSLAPEIPNNHASLLPFRTTAPKDCILNAQHPAPVSVRHVLGHLVPDAVLGAVHKMLPGRVPAEGAGALWNLHVSVRPLQGEKAPADGGQRAEVLLFNSGGAGARSTLDGLSATAFPSGVHSMSIEATEHVGPVIFWRKELRDGSGGAGQFRGGLGQVVEISPTDGHEMHFNAMFDRIDHPPRGREGGENGAAGAVLLDDGTRLASKGRQHVPAGRRLILQLPGGGGYGPVDKREAAAAERDSAFDYVISK